One Fusarium poae strain DAOMC 252244 chromosome 4, whole genome shotgun sequence DNA window includes the following coding sequences:
- the GPI8 gene encoding glycosylphosphatidylinositol anchor biosynthesis (SECRETED:SignalP(1-23)~MEROPS:MER0002477~BUSCO:28281at5125), producing MKLSDFRFQALVAAALFATAAFAEHTSNWAVLVCTSRFWFNYRHLANVLSMYRTVKRLGIPDSQIILMLPDDMACNPRNAFPGTVYSNSDRAVDLYGDNIEVDYRGYEVTVENFIRLLTDRVGAEMPRSKRLLTDDRSNILVYMTGHGGNEFLKFQDAEEIGAFDLANAFEEMWEKKRYHEILFMIDTCQANTMYSRLYSPNIIATGSSKLDQSSYSHHADNDVGVAVIDRYTYYNLEFLENNVKDLNSQKTVGELFDSYDYSKIHSHAGVRYDLFPGGEENARSRLITDFFGNIQNVEVDRSGNLTLEEDLLALSKKIAALQQREADASKKEAREKVSTQAPASAPTGSARKIQKPKALTDDNWWTKKVVGATALAGCGLLWALGSFLEG from the exons ATGAAGCTCTCCGACTTCCGATTCCAGGCCCTCGTTGCAGCGGCTCTGTTCGCAACAGCCGCTTTCGCCGAACATACCAGCAACTGGGCGGTTCTGGTCTGCACATCGCGGTTCTGGTTCAACTACCGCCACCTCGCCAATGTCCTCTCCATGTACCGAACTGTCAAGCGTCTCGGTATTCCCGACTCCCAGATCATTCTCATGCTTCCCGATGATATGGCTTGTAACCCTCGCAATGCCTTCCCCGGAACCGTCTACAGCAACTCCGATCGCGCCGTCGATCTCTACGGCGACAACATCGAGGTGGATTACCGTGGCTATGAGGTCACTGTCGAGAACTTCATTCGCCTCTTGACTGATCGTGTTGGCGCCGAGATGCCTCGAAGCAAGCGCCTCCTTACCGATGATCGAAGCAACATCCTGGTTTACATGACGGGTCATGGTGGAAATGAGTTTCTCAAGTTTCAGGACGCTGAGGAAATTGGCGCGTTCGATCTTGCCAACGCCTTTGAGGAGAtgtgggagaagaagag ATACCATGAGATTCTCTTCATGATCGACACTTGCCAGGCGAACACCATGTACAGCAGACTATACTCCCCCAACATTATCGCCACAGGTTCCTCCAAACTCGACCAATCATCATACTCGCACCACGCCGACAACGACGTCGGAGTCGCTGTTATTGACCGATACACATATTACAACCTGGAATTTCTTGAGAACAACGTCAAGGACCTCAACAGTCAGAAGACAGTCGGCGAACTGTTTGACAGCTACGATTACAGCAAGATCCACTCACATGCAGGCGTCCGATACGACCTATTCCCCGGTGGCGAAGAAAACGCCCGCAGCCGTCTTATCACAGACTTTTTTGGCAACATCCAGAACGTAGAGGTCGACCGCAGCGGAAACCTGACTCTTGAAGAGGATCTCCTGGCGCTCAGCAAGAAGATTGCTGCATTGCAACAAAGAGAGGCAGATGCTAGCAAGAAAGAAGCTAGAGAGAAAGTCTCCACACAGGCACCTGCTAGTGCCCCGACTGGGTCTGCCAGAAAGATACAAAAACCAAAGGCTTTGACAGATGATAACTGGTGGACCAAGAAGGTCGTTGGCGCAACGGCGCTTGCAGGCTGCGGGCTTCTATGGGCCTTGGGATCCTTCCTTGAGGGTTAA